The following nucleotide sequence is from Cercospora beticola chromosome 2, complete sequence.
CTGAGAGGCGGCTGTCTGTGCATAGCCACGCTAGAGGATCGAACAAAAGATATCGCCGCTTGTGTGCGCAAATTTCAGACCAATATGCTCGTGATTTCGTCTTCGGTAGCGGCAGCGCAGGATCCTGCTCAATTTGTCCCTCGACAGAGATTATTAATGGGCGCAGAATCGCTACCTTCACACACCGCGAAAGCGTGGGCAGCATCGCACGACAATTGCAATGGATATGGCTCGACCGAAACGAATACAGTAGCTACCTGCTGTCCAATCAACAGTACTGAGTCCGTGAAGAATGTGGGACGTGGAGCAGCTCATCAGTACTGGGTTGTCGATGCCTTGGATTATAATCGTCTCTTGCCACCTGGCTGGCTTGGAGAAGTGATCGTCGAAGGTCACGCACTTGCTGCTGAGTATCTGGGCAATCCTGAAGCCACGAACAAAGCCTTTCCTCCTGTACCAAGATGGGTTCCGATGGTGCGTGGTCAGAAGCCATGCACAACTAGATTCTTCAGAACAGGTGACCTCGGAAGGATAGCCGAAGACGGTGGCCTCGAAGTTCATGGACGTACGGATCCATTGCAGGTCAAGCTGCGAGGTCAGAGAATCGAGCTGGGCGAAATAGAGGCAGTCACCATTcagagcttcgagaagacgCCTCTTGTGGCTGAACTCATTCATCCTAAAGGCCAGGATCGACCCTCTATTGCTCTCTTCTTTGTCGCTACGACTTGGGTTGAGGCGCTTGGAGatgacttcttcgagaagagtATTTCTTTGAGCGAGAGTCAGAGATTGCAATTAGAACAGGTCAGGGAAAGCCTAGTGAAAGCATGGGACGACTCTCTGCCAGCCTACATGAAACCTTCTTATCTTGTGCCACTGTCCAAGCTGCCGCGCACGCAGACTGGAAAGCTCGACAGGAAAGGTCTCCGAGAAATGGCATCACGGTATGAGGCGGCTGATATAAGCAGTTTGTCCACAAGACAGAATGCCTTACGAAGCTCGGGACAGCCGAGCGTGGAAATCGATGACCGAGTCCGCGATGCTGTTTGTCAGGTCCTGTCTATCGCGCCCGACCAGCTGGATGGTCGCTCTGCTTTTACAGTATTGGGCGGAGACTCACTGGGCGCGATTGAGCTAGCTCAAGAGTTGCGGTGTCGTGGCCTCTTGATCTCTCCGGCGGACATCATCAGAGCAGACAGCCTGCAATCTCTTACTGAGTATGCTGAGGAGAATGCGGCTGTCACCAATGGCGACAGGCATGCTATGGATGTGACAATCGATGGAATTGAGCGAGACCATTTGCTTCAGAGGCTTCATCTGTCCGCCGACCAGGTAAAGGAAGTTCTACCTACCACAGACTCGCAAAGCCGCGCGATCAAGCTTGCCACAGGCCCGGAAAGGTCGTTCGTGTATCACTTTATCCTCGATCTCTCTGGCACGGTTGACAATGCCAAGCTTGAGAGCAGTCTACAGAGGCTGGTAGCTCGACACGATATTCTTCGGACGCTGTTCACCGACTTGGATGGCCAGATCTTGCAGGTTGTCCTCAACGAGGCTCAGGATATTCCGCAATTCAAGAATGTCGAGAGTCGATCGGCACTGCAATCGACCATCGACGAATTGACTGCAGGCGACGTTCTGATTGATCGGGTGCCCACCAAAATCTTTGTACTGTTGGTCGAGAATACTGCAAAATGTCTGGTATTCCGCTTATCCCATGCTCAGTTTGATGGACTATCAATCCCTAATTTATGGTCCAGTCTGCAACAATGTTACGATGATCAAAATACACCTCCTGCTCCAGAATATTCGAGTTACATCAAGGAGATACTCGGGGCAGATCCAAAGCCGGCGATCGAATATTACACACAGCTTCTCCGGGACGTACCATTTACCGACCTCGTCAAGAGGGAGACAAAAGATCATGAGCCACAGAATTGTCATCGGCATGCAATCTTGATGTTGAAGCAAAGCGTTGGCTATACAGCAGCCACTGTGTTCGAAGCTGCGTGGAGTTACGTCCTCGCTTCAGCTTCGGCATGTCGTGCCGTTGCTTTCGACCAGGTCGTCTCTGGACGGCAGCTTTCGCCCCACTCAAATGTCGACGTTCGCAACCTTGTCGGTGCTTGTCTGAACGATGTTCCCGTTGTGGTGAAGCATCTGCCCAGACAAACGGTACATATGTTGATGAAGCAGATCCAGGACGAGCGAGCTGCGTCTGCCAAATACGAAACACTCGGCTTCACCAAGATCTTGGGCACATGCACACCGGATCACTGGCCGGCAGACGCGAGGATGACAAGCAGCGTCCAGTATCGAGGTTTCGAAGAGAGGAAAAGCTTTCAGCTCGGCGATGCCAATTGCGAGGCCAGCATGGTTGAGCGAAGTATGGACCTCGAGGACCTAACTGTTGTGGTGACACCgcagcgaggagaagagtCCTACAGCTATGATGTTGAATTCCTCTTCTCGGACAGAGTGGTTAGTCACGAGCAAGCTGATCATTGGTTTCAACAGTTCATACGAGCCTTTGAAGCATTTACATCCGACGATGCTCCGGAGAAAGAGGTGGAAATACTGCTAGGATGTATCGCTAAGGACTAATCACTACATCTTAGCTAGCCTTGCTCTTGGATCGACTTGTGCTTTGTCATGTTGTGCAGACGCCAGAATCTCATCATTCATATCCCTCATTTCTGCCATAATGGTAGCGAATCTGTTGCCAATCTGCACCACACGAGCTTCAATCGTGACCCTGGACCCTACAGGCACAGGTCTGTAGTACGAGATCGACAAGTTCCTGCTCACTCCGTGAAATTCCCAAAATCCCTTTCGGGCTTTTGGGGCTACAGCCATTGACGTGGTCATGTCGAAGATCAAGGCTGTAGCTGCCCCATGCAGCTGACCGATCGCCGAGCACATCTCCGGCTTGATCGATACGGAGTATCTTGCGACTGGTAGTGATTTGGACGGCCCCGAGTCTGCAAGCTCAGGATCGACCGAGACCACTTGCAGGTTCTTCACCATCACAAGCTCTTCAAATGCCTATTTTGGACGACACAAGGTTGATCAGTTGACGTGGCTGCACCTGAGTTGCGTGATACTTACCTCATGTCGAGAGGTGTCCGCTaccctgcttcttctggcgTAGGACTCAATCTGGTAATTGACGCGGTCAAGAGAGCTGTGCATGTCGATTCGCGTAAGAACGCCATCTGGCAGATTCTGTAATTGAGAAACCATGATTCTGGTGCAATTTTCAGCGTGGAGAGGGACGTCGCTACATCTACAAGTGCATTCTATTCGCAAGATTTCGGAGGGCTTGTGTCATGCAGCAAGGCAGTACCGGGACACGACTAGCCATCCACCGCGTTTTCCATATCCAGCAAGTGTGCAATGTTGCATCTGGTAGCCAGGGACGGCGATCACATCGCTGCTCCCCAACGGTGTTCATGGTGACGATACTCTGCATTGAGTTTCCACAAGTCTCAGCAcaattagactttgctaccACTGCATATCCTAGTGGCTAAATGGACCATTCGACAAAGATACGGTTCATTCTAGCGCACCTCGCTTTCCATGTGACATTAATTGAGGCTTTGGGCGAAAGATGTGCCGATTGGTCATGCAGTGGAATATGTCAACACATCTGCCGTGCCACGCGATCTCACCACGATAAACAATCTGAGCGGCAACAGGACAACGGAGAGTATCTCATCAATGTCGAAGAACGCAGCACTCTACAACTTACAGACAATATGGCTCTTCACGGCCAGCGACCACCTCACCTTCGTGCTACCAGAGTTCTTTATGGGTCTGTGCGGACTCCTCGCCAGAGATCTTATACCACGAACAAGAAATTTGGACATGACAACATTACTTCGATGCTCGCTCGAGATTTTTGCCTGGAACTGGTGTAACACCCTCATATTCACTCTCGCCAACCAAGGCAGCACGGAGGCTGTGCGAGAAGATGCTGCGAACAAACCATGGAGACCGATTGCCGCTGGAAGAATCTCAATAGAGAAAGCAAGAAACCTGTTGGCGACCCTCATCCCTATATTTGGAGCTCTCTGCCATCTTTACCTGGGAGGCTTTCAGGAAACCGCCATCTTGATATGCCTGACATGGATTTACAATGATCTGGGTGCATCGGACAAGAGCTTTCTCGTGCGAAATGCGGTCATTGCGGCAGCGTACTTCTTCTATGGAAAAGGTTCTCTAGAGGTCGCTACCAGACCCCTCGACGTACTTCTTCCGCACGCTACAATTCGATGGCTGTTCGTTGTCAGCGCTATCATTTTCTTCACAATGTCTGTGCAAGACCTGAAGGATCAATCTGGCGACAAGCTCAAAGGCCGGAAGACAGCACCTTTGATACTTGGTGAGAAAGTGTCAAGGTGGAGCATTGCACTTCCTATAGTACTCGCTTCTGGGGCGTGTTGTCAGTGGTGGAAATGTTCTTGGATCACCACGTGCTTATGCATTATGTTTGGGGTCATAGTGGCTAGTAGGGTGGTGGTATTGCGAGGATTTGAGGCTGACCGTTTGACATGGAAGCTTTGGGCCTTCTGGCTGCTTGGTATCTACGCCCTGCCGCTGGCTAGTGGGTCTTAACGAATGAGAGTTAGTTGTTGTCTAGAATGACACCCTCTTTGCAGGAGCCCTGACAGAGTCCCTCAATGTGATCTGCCTTCGATTAATCTTTCGAACGTTGCCGTCTTCGAATGGCTGCTCTGATTCTGTGGCTCGCCGATGTCAAGTCCAAAGCTGAATGTCGAGCTAGCAGAGCCTTTCCATCGTCATGACATAGCTTCGAGGCCTGCATGCATAGACTTTTGATCGCCTTGGTCCACGATGCTTCTGATCTGCATGCCGCTTTCCGCATAGAGTAAACACATACCAGACCCTCTTCTCGTGCAGTAGTGGACCACGTTGTTTTCGTCGATCGTGATGTGTTGTGGAATATCAGAAATGGCACCGGAGATCACACCGAGGCCACAGTGTTTGTTTTCGTCGAGATTCTAGCTGTATTGCTCTTTTGCACGGGAAATTTTGGTGACAACATCGCGAATCTCGAATATGGGTATCGTTGCCAATTATGCCACGGATCATCCATGGCTGGTCGCCATCTCAGCTGGCGCTGCGGTACATGTCACTGTTTTCATCAAGGGAGAATGGCACATGCAGGCCCCATGGCTGGCAACAATTCTCCTTGGCACGTTCGCAGCAGCGTTGACAACAGATCTGTATCGACCGCATTTCCATCCACTGTCCCTCTTCAGCATTGTTGCCACTTTCTACATTGGTCTCCTTACCAGCATTGTCATCTACAGACTATTCTTCCACAAGCTACATCGATTCCCTGGTCCATTCGGGGCCAAAATTTCAAAATTATGGCACACATTGCACTGCTTGGACTCACGGCAGCACATCTACCTCCACTCACTGCACAAGAAATATGGATCGATCGTTCGCACGGGCCCACGAGAACTCATGATCATTACTCCGGATATCTTCGAACTCTTGGATGATCCTCGAAATCAAAGCCACAAAACTGACTGGTACGATCTTTTACGGCCAGCAAAAGCTGTCATATCTGAGCGGGATCCTGCCATTCACaataagagaagaaagaTATGGGACAAAGCTCTCAATGCAGCATCACTGGCAGAATATAAGCCTCTTTTGAACAATCACGTTCAGAAATTATTGGATAACATCGACGAATCCTCGGCTGGAGGCAAACCAGTTCTTGCGAACGATGTCTTCTACTGGTTTGCGTTCGATGTAGTGTCTGAGCTGGCACTAGGCAAAACATTCGGTAtgcaagaagaaagaaagtGGCATCAGAGCACGTTGCATCTACGCAGCGGAATGGGACTGTTGGGCATCGCCTCATCGGTGCCGTGGCTGGCACGAGTGGCATTCGCATACGTACCCAACTTCCCCGTCATTAGGGATTGGTTCGCATTGCAAGACTTTTTGAAGGAAAAGATGACGGAGCGTGTCCATCGAGGTCTAGTCGGGAAGGATATTGCGGAGCACTTTATTGAGAGTGTGGGAGAGGAGAACAAGTGGACAGAAGAGGATTGGCAGTGGGTTCATGGCGATGGTATGAACGTTCTCATCGCGGGAAGGTAAGAGGATATCTCTTCGCACAACCTTGCAGTCAAGGAGTTTACTAATATATGCCCGGCAGCGAGACGACTGCTGCCACCATAACGTTTTTATTCTCGCAGCTGGCCAAGGACAAAGCGCTCGCAAACCGCCTGCATCGCTCGTTGGAACATACCGAGGCTACTGATCTCAAGGCTTTGCGTGAGAATGAACTGCTGAATGGCATCATTAATGAGACTTTACGACTGTATCCCGCTCTGCCAAGCGCAGCTTACCGGGAAACCCTCGAGGATGGTTTGAAAGTCGGAGACACCTGGATACCTGGCGGGACAAAGATCATAGCTCCACGCTATTCTGTTGCTAGATGTGAGTTCCAAACGTTCTTTCCCAGTAGACAACCCCCAATCTGACCACAATATTCGTAGTGGAAGCTGCATTTCCAGATGCGGAATCTTTCATTCCAGAGAGATGGATGGATAAGCCAGAGCTCGTTCCTTGGCCCAAAGCTTTCGCGCCCTTTGCAACCGGAAGGTATTCATGCGTGGGGCGACAATTAGCATTGAATGAGATTCGGATGACTACGGCATCAATTATACAGAAATACGCCGTGGCTTTAGCTCCAGGCGAAGACGGAGAAGCCGTCATTTCCGAGATGAAAGATCAGATGGCAGTCTTTCCTGGGCCGCTGAGATTGGCGTTCAGCAGAAGAGAGGACTAATAGAAGCATTACGGTCCAGTGCGGGGATAGCATCGATAGTAGCAGATATCTTAACAGAGCTTCAATAATGATATAAAGGCATACTCGCTGAGCGGACCTCAAACTCTTGCCATTGCGTTGCATCGAATCCCCGAACCATCTTCCTCAACAGCGACCGATCCGTCTTTCCAGATGCTGTCAATGGCCGCCTGTGAATCGGTATCCAATATCGAGGTACCATATAGTCAGGCAGTTCACCGTCTGACAACAATCTCTGCGTGAACGCCACCATTTCTTGTTTCTCAGCGACAGCCTCATTCCATCCCACCACCAAGTCTTCACTCTGAGAATGGCTCCGTGAGACCCTTGTCCCGCTCACGAACCCGATCACAATCTGACGACCTTCGTCAAACTCTGCGAAACAATCCAGTACTCCAGCCGGTCGGCATCGTTCCAGATGATAGTCAATCTCACCAAGCTCTATCCGCTCACCATGAAAATTCATCTGGTTATCGTTGCGCCCCAAGAATATAACACTGCCATCGTTCTGTTTACGGCCTAAATCGCCAGTTCTGTAAACCCGACCATGGGACCTGTCATCTTGCCATTTGGTCTGACCGAGAAAGGCTTTCGCTGTCTCTTCTTCCCGTCCAATGTATTCAGTAGCAAGAGCTCTGCTCTCTACAACGATCTCGCCTACATCGCCATCCTTGAGAAGTGTATCAGGACAACTAGGATCTGCAATCCAAAGCCGACAAGCGCCAAGAAGCGGATACCCAATATTCTGCGGACGGTCGCTCTTCGTGATCGGAGTCGTGATAGTCTGCAATATACAGGCTTCGGTAGCGCCCCACAGCTGATAAAACGATCTCGATTCGCAGGAAGCCCATTTCTCGATCGCATTACGGCCTAAGGGCTCTCCCATGACGCTCAGAACGCGAACTGTTGGAATCTCAGCTGGCTCCATCATATTCAGCATGGTAGGCGAGACGGTGGTATGTGTTATGCGAGATTTCGTCAATTCGGGTCCGATCTCCCCAGCAGATGGCAACATCATCTCTCCCTTATCAGTGAGACATATCATCGCACCGGTCGCCAAGCACATTCCTATCTCCATAACCGAGACGTCGAACACATATGGATGAAGCTGGCTCACCCGTGAAGTATCTTGGACGTTCAGATATCGTGCAAGTGTGGTGCTCATTGTGACTATTGCCTGCTGCGTCTGCACAATGCCTTTCGGTTTTCCAGTGGTGCCTGAAGTAAATGCAATAAACGCCGGATCTTCGGGTCTTGAAACTGCATTGATCACAGGCCGTGGCTCcgcatcgaagtcgatgtcCATCAACCTGATGATAGTGTATCCAGAGTCGTCGAGGTCCTTTCCGTATTGGTGATCTTGTACAATCACGAATCGAACCCGGGCCTCTCGGAACATAGTGGTCCTTCTCGGTTTTGCGTGGTATGGGTAGACAGGCACAACTGCTGCGCCTAATGTCATGCTTGCCAAAATTGCGACCACCGCCCAAGGTGATAGATCGAAACACATGCCCACTCTCTCACCAGGACCAACTCCAGTCTGCTGAAGCACATCAGCGACGACGGCGACATGTCGTTGCAGCTGAGAGTAAGTCCATTGGCGAACACAACTGTCGAGAGCAAGTTGCTTGGGACAGGCATTGCTTCGAGCAGCCAACAGATCCGGGAATGTCTTTGGGATCAGTACTAAGCCAGTCTCGTCTTCGTAAGAGCTCGATGTATCGCTGTCAAGTAAAATGGAGGCCATCTCAGGTGAGCTGTCCATGTTTTCGTGAAGTCAAGTCGCTTCCATAGTGCAAGCCTGGGAGGATAGCCTTCTCGTCATTGTGCTGCCATGATCTGCGGCCGCTAGTGGGATACCGTGAAGCAAGCTCAACAGGCCAAACTTTCATCGGTCAAGATAGACTTTGGTATTTGGTGGTACCGCGCAATGCGCTGATCAGCGCTTGTAGATCTTGTGTTTTCCGTTTTGGTCTAGCAAATGCCGCTTATGCACAACATATCTGATGTGCGCGGATGATGTGGACCATGCATGGTGTACCTCATTGTCGTGACCAACAGCTCAGCATGGCTGATTCCAGTTCACTTTACTCATACATCAAAGCACCCAGGCAGTTTCATGGCTTCGAGCTGCCAGCAAGTCCGGAGAGTCCTCGAGATTAGGCCCAAGCCACTCTCGTCTTCGTGCATGCCGGTCTGAACCTCAATATCGGAAAGCAAAGCCTTAGCTGTTCTTATGGCCACATAATTGTGTGAGATGTGAGGTCCCGCATTGCTTTTATACTGCAGTCCATGATGTGCATTCTTCGTATCTCGATGGACTTGCGAAAACTGGGAAGTAAGCAAGCCCAAGCTGTACGCTGCTCGATAAAAAtcagaactactactatgaGCTGACGTTAGAGTCTTTCTGTACTTGCGCGGTGCGTTGATAAATGCTTGAAGATCCTTGTGCTGTCCGTCTTGTGTATGGATCAACACAAGTACGTATATCATTAGTTCATGCGTATCATTAATCCTGGGCGACCTCTGCTTGTTGGGAGAAAAGCAGGTTGCCACTGTCGCATGAAACGACACTGTGTTCACTCGCTTGCCTCTGTCTTCAcgtatacctatatatcgACAATCATTAGACCATCTCTTCCTCTGAGCTTATCGGAAAAGTTGCTCATTGCGCCTCACTACCAGTAGACAGACAAAGTAGTTGTATGAGTCCAGGGATGTTACGTGTGCGTGTCAAAACCTTTGGTCAGTAAGGCATCGATGGATGCACAGATAGTAACAATAGGTACTTCTGCATGCGTGTCTCCGACACACAATATCCTCTGCGTGAACGTGGCTTGAAGCCTACAATGCGGACATGCTCGCATGCCATGTGAGCCAACTCAAAAAGGCAGATTTGCCACCCGACCTTCTGCAAAGGTAGCCAGAATCAATTTCCAGACGACGGTTTTAGACCACCGTGTTGTCAATGGTGCAGCATCAGTGGTGAGGGGACCTGCGGCTCGGGTGTGCTGACTTCTGATGATCGGTCCGTTGATGTGTCGAATCGCATCTGGCGTTGTTCTAGACCCACTCACGTGACAGAATATATAATTCACAGCCTTCTGTCGACAGGCTCCCCAATCTTGACAATGCTGCCTTGATCGCAGCCATGGTACAGCGTCTTGATCAGGCGAGGCTCAGGCTCTGCTCATCACTAGGCTTCTTGCTGATAAGCTGCTGTGTTGCCACTTTTTCAGTAAGTCAATTACTCTTGTACACTGCCAAGACTGGCACGAGGCTGGAACAAAGTCCAATGCGCTGATCGAGGTATACTCTAGGATATCATCGGTGCGACGATTCTCCCGCCCATCTTGCCATTTGCTCTGCCTGATCGAGCGAATGTGCCCAGTTCGCAAGGTAGCAGGCCACTCCTCTTCTGTGACTCTCGGCAGCTCATCTAACGTTGGAGGCGTGCAGTTGAGCTATGGGTCACAATTTTGCCAGCAATTCAGGCAGGGACTGTTGTGCTCTCGACACGTAGGTCATACTTTGGAGGTGCCATGTTCAACAAGGTCGCTAACACACTTGACATAGCCTTCGCAGGCTGGTATTCGGATCGTTGCCGATGCCGTAAGCCCTTgttcgtcgctgctgtcatcgTGCAGTCTGTTGGCGTGACTTGTCTCATCATTGGTAGTCATATTGCTCTATGGATTATCGGCCAAATGATCTTAGGGTTCGGCTCAGCAATGGTGTGGACGAACACCCTCGCTTTGATCGTTGATACGGTTCCAGAGGCGCAATTGGCAAGGTTCTTAGGGTACACAAGTTTGAGCCTATCGTTGGGCGTGTTTCTCGGCCCCGTGCTCGGAGGTGTTATGTACGAACACGCTGGAAACCATGGTGTCTGGAGCATGATGTATGGAATCTTCTCTCTGGACCTCATGCTGCGTGTTCTGCTGGTAGAACCGCAGTCCAAATTGAGAGAGAACACCGCGGACGCGGAAGACCACTCTCGGCCACCAAGAAAGCGTACGCAATTCGTGGCACCACTGCTGCTCAAGTCCGCGCGAATGTTGTCTGCTCTGTGGGCAACGTTCGCGCACGCAGCAGTCTTGGGATCTTTCGACGCGACTTTGACAGTCCATGTGAAGGAGCTTTTTGGTTGGAGCTCGCAGACGGCAGGGTTGCTCTTTATGGCTTTGGCACTGCCCGAATTTGCAAGCCCTTTGGTTGGTGCATGGGCTGACAGAGTTGGCGGAAAATGGATAGCCGCAACAGGATTTCTGCTCTCGCCTGTGGTCCTGGTCTGCTTCCGCTTTGTCGACGAGGACAACATATCGGACAAAGTATtgcttgctgcgctgctatCGTTACTGGACTGCCTTTTAGGCACCACAGTGCCCATATTCTGCGCAGAGACAGGACATGTAGTTATGGAGCTCGAGCGCAAGAATCCTGGAATATGCGGATCGAAAGGAGCCTTTGCCCAAGCACAGGGCTTGTGGTGGGCAGCTTATACCCTAGGGCTCACGATCGGTATCTTATGGGCTGGTTTTGTGCAGCGAGCAGCCGGATGGGCCACGATGGCTTGGAGCCTGGCGATACTGAGTGGCCTTACCACTATACCTGTAGTGATGTTTACTGGCGATAGGctcaaagaagaggaaacgCACTCGTCTTCTGGAGATGAAGAACAAATTCTGAAGTGTTGCGAGAAGTAGAAGTCGTGTTCAATGCAAAAGCTGAATCGTCGAAATCGGTGAACTCTTCTTCTGAGCAGTCAAGAATATCGTCAGAGGGTGACGATTAGGCCCTCCGCCCATGTCTTTTGTGATACTCCTGGAAGCTGCCTGTAAATAGGTCAGCCATAACATAGACCAGACTCCGAGCCATAGGATGGTCTGCCTGTAGACATGGGCTGTTAAGTCGGACTCATGATTTCAGCCGAAAGCCTCTGCATCCAGGCTGAGAGATTTTGAGATCGATGACACGTTCATCGCAGATATAGAGAAGATGGATATCGCCGTGATagtattgttgttgttgtctggAGTCCTCCTGCTCGCCCGAGGTTTAGGTCCCAGCCATCCGGCCGGCGATTCTTAACTCCGGTGCTCCGTGCATGAGCTATGGAATTGACAGTCGCCTAAACCCGTCCGAACGCGCATCACGGACATTTGTGTCCATCCTTCTCGCCCGTAGCAAACTGCATGGCGCTGACTACGCCAGGTACAGTATCGTCAGCCATCGAATCTCATTAACTTTCCATCGCGCTGCTCACCCTCTTTCGTTTCTTACCATGAGCTTCGTCCTTAGCCGATTCAGCAGATTCACGCCAGTGCAGAACAACAGACAGCTACTACAGTTCACCTCGCGACATCGACAGAGACAGATAATACAGCAATCCAGAAGATTCAAATCGACAGAAGCCATGGCGACAGTCGCCATCTCCGCGCCCTCGCGACCTTCGCCGCAGCCCGCCGATGCGAGTCTGAAGAAACATCATAATAAGAAGGGGAAAGGGTTCCTCAACCCATGGGATTCATGGGAAGATATGAATATGTGGGCGATATTTAAATGGGGTGTATTAGGAGGTCTCACGGGCGAGAGGAAGACAGTCGACACCACACCACCTACGGTCCCAGTCCATAAACCCACTTTCCTCCCCTCACGGGACACACAGAACCTCCGCGCGACGTGGCTGGGACACGCGTGCTATTATGTGGAGTTCGCAGGAGGACTTCGCGTTCTGTTTGATCCAGTTTTCACGCAGAGGTGCTCGCCATTTAGTTTCATGGGGCCGAAGCGGTATACGGACATGCCGTGCCAGATTGAGGATATTCCATACATTGATGTGGTGGTGATCAGTCATTGCCACTATGATCATTTGTCGTATCCCACGCTGCAAAAGATTGCGGAGAAGCATCGAGATGTGCAGTTCTTCGTGCCATTGGGAAACGCGCCTTGGTTTGAGAGGTGCGGGTTCAAGAATGTGACTGAGCTGGACTGGTGGGAGGAGAGAGAGGTGAAGATTACCCCAAATGTGGCCGGGGAACCCAATCGTGCGAGGGAAATGGAGGCGGTGATTTCTTGCTTGCCGTGTCAGCACATGTCAGCCAGGACAGCGTTTGACAAGGCGCATACACTCTGGGCTTCCTGGTCTGTGGAGTCGGGCGGCAAGAAAGTTTGGTTCGGCGGTGATACTGGATATCGTGCCGTGCCTCGATCGGCGAAGGACGAGTTCGATTATGGCGAGAAGTATGCCCATCTTCCTCACTGCCCGGCGTTCAAGGAGATCGGCGAGCATCGGGGACCATTCGACCTGGGCCTGATTCCGATTGGAGCTTACGACCCGCGATGGATCATGTCGCCTGTGCACGCCAACCCATATGATGCCGTAAACATCTTTGTGGATACCAAGTGCAAGCAGGCCATGGGAATTCATTGGGGCACTTGGGTTTTGACTGAAGAAGCAGTGCTGGATCCTCCCAAGGTTCTCAAAGAAGCCTTGAAATGGAAAGGTCTGGAGCAAGATGTCTTTGAAACCTGTGACATTGGCATTTCCAGGGAGTTCTAAGGTCTGGTCGCTTCAAAGGGTTGCAAGTTTCGAGCGGTAGC
It contains:
- a CDS encoding uncharacterized protein (antiSMASH:Cluster_14~SMCOG1002:AMP-dependent synthetase and ligase) translates to MSATATIDATSQDGDNESIERILLACALLRSRQQMTADVAFTAHIENAVSSRSVQLNLDIDEQVAVGSLISQIENLTIHQSNVSGTDEQGNGQPDKDQDLLFKLTGSCWHIQGDFSMSYATSFEQTLQHVYRQICESPPECMVSSIEVVGKEDIRWLLDNSVKEVPPANPLDGAALFQQCIAEWHQDVAVDAWDGRLTYAELDKGSTRLAALLIARGVRPGTVLPLLFQYSKWVVISVLATWKAGAAFVFIDPTHPPTRIRNLVQQVQAPFVLTQRDLSPDIELGGDVRSLVLESMKAEVDDLSGNTEISLPSVDPESPAYIIFTSGSTGQPKAAVHTHLAFCSGALHQAELLGFSRTTRTIENAPLIFAGAIPELLFTILRGGCLCIATLEDRTKDIAACVRKFQTNMLVISSSVAAAQDPAQFVPRQRLLMGAESLPSHTAKAWAASHDNCNGYGSTETNTVATCCPINSTESVKNVGRGAAHQYWVVDALDYNRLLPPGWLGEVIVEGHALAAEYLGNPEATNKAFPPVPRWVPMVRGQKPCTTRFFRTGDLGRIAEDGGLEVHGRTDPLQVKLRGQRIELGEIEAVTIQSFEKTPLVAELIHPKGQDRPSIALFFVATTWVEALGDDFFEKSISLSESQRLQLEQVRESLVKAWDDSLPAYMKPSYLVPLSKLPRTQTGKLDRKGLREMASRYEAADISSLSTRQNALRSSGQPSVEIDDRVRDAVCQVLSIAPDQLDGRSAFTVLGGDSLGAIELAQELRCRGLLISPADIIRADSLQSLTEYAEENAAVTNGDRHAMDVTIDGIERDHLLQRLHLSADQVKEVLPTTDSQSRAIKLATGPERSFVYHFILDLSGTVDNAKLESSLQRLVARHDILRTLFTDLDGQILQVVLNEAQDIPQFKNVESRSALQSTIDELTAGDVLIDRVPTKIFVLLVENTAKCLVFRLSHAQFDGLSIPNLWSSLQQCYDDQNTPPAPEYSSYIKEILGADPKPAIEYYTQLLRDVPFTDLVKRETKDHEPQNCHRHAILMLKQSVGYTAATVFEAAWSYVLASASACRAVAFDQVVSGRQLSPHSNVDVRNLVGACLNDVPVVVKHLPRQTVHMLMKQIQDERAASAKYETLGFTKILGTCTPDHWPADARMTSSVQYRGFEERKSFQLGDANCEASMVERSMDLEDLTVVVTPQRGEESYSYDVEFLFSDRVVSHEQADHWFQQFIRAFEAFTSDDAPEKEVEILLGCIAKD
- a CDS encoding uncharacterized protein (antiSMASH:Cluster_15), whose amino-acid sequence is MVSQLQNLPDGVLTRIDMHSSLDRVNYQIESYARRSRVADTSRHEAFEELVMVKNLQVVSVDPELADSGPSKSLPVARYSVSIKPEMCSAIGQLHGAATALIFDMTTSMAVAPKARKGFWEFHGVSRNLSISYYRPVPVGSRVTIEARVVQIGNRFATIMAEMRDMNDEILASAQHDKAQVDPRARLAKM
- a CDS encoding uncharacterized protein (SMCOG1034:cytochrome P450~antiSMASH:Cluster_15), translated to MGIVANYATDHPWLVAISAGAAVHVTVFIKGEWHMQAPWLATILLGTFAAALTTDLYRPHFHPLSLFSIVATFYIGLLTSIVIYRLFFHKLHRFPGPFGAKISKLWHTLHCLDSRQHIYLHSLHKKYGSIVRTGPRELMIITPDIFELLDDPRNQSHKTDWYDLLRPAKAVISERDPAIHNKRRKIWDKALNAASLAEYKPLLNNHVQKLLDNIDESSAGGKPVLANDVFYWFAFDVVSELALGKTFGMQEERKWHQSTLHLRSGMGLLGIASSVPWLARVAFAYVPNFPVIRDWFALQDFLKEKMTERVHRGLVGKDIAEHFIESVGEENKWTEEDWQWVHGDGMNVLIAGSETTAATITFLFSQLAKDKALANRLHRSLEHTEATDLKALRENELLNGIINETLRLYPALPSAAYRETLEDGLKVGDTWIPGGTKIIAPRYSVARLEAAFPDAESFIPERWMDKPELVPWPKAFAPFATGRYSCVGRQLALNEIRMTTASIIQKYAVALAPGEDGEAVISEMKDQMAVFPGPLRLAFSRRED